From a single Marinitoga sp. 38H-ov genomic region:
- a CDS encoding TetR/AcrR family transcriptional regulator, which translates to MVSDTKNKKLIYKEKRRKEIAENALDLILSKGLSNFTMDEVAKETGVSKGTLYLYFDSKDSLIITAFGILVERLKNYIGKLIPKETSKEEKAKAIIKLYSKIIKEFPSDDLLRLFEILINSIHNKKRIKELVELFHEYYSQLFELWSEFVPNKTIAIILQAMIDGIGIYKSVGVDFEEGELCPSLEFIIGKIIS; encoded by the coding sequence TATATATAAAGAAAAAAGAAGAAAGGAAATTGCAGAAAATGCTTTAGATTTAATATTATCAAAAGGACTTTCCAATTTTACAATGGATGAAGTTGCAAAAGAAACTGGTGTTTCAAAAGGAACATTATACTTGTATTTTGATAGCAAAGATTCTCTAATAATAACAGCATTTGGTATATTAGTGGAAAGATTAAAAAATTATATTGGAAAGCTCATTCCTAAGGAAACATCAAAAGAAGAAAAAGCTAAAGCTATTATTAAACTATATTCAAAAATAATAAAAGAATTTCCTTCTGATGATCTTTTAAGGCTTTTTGAAATATTAATTAATTCAATTCATAATAAAAAAAGAATTAAAGAATTAGTTGAATTATTTCACGAATATTATTCTCAATTATTTGAGCTTTGGTCAGAATTTGTTCCAAATAAAACTATAGCTATTATATTACAGGCTATGATTGATGGTATTGGTATTTATAAATCTGTAGGAGTTGATTTTGAAGAAGGAGAGTTATGCCCATCTTTGGAATTCATTATTGGAAAAATAATTTCTTAA